The window AGAGGCCCTTCGACAGCGTGAGTGCCCCCTGCCCTTACACTGGTGCGCCCACTCTGACCGGGGTAGCGCTGTTGCCTGGAGCGTCGCCACCGGGCGCTGGGGTCCAGGGTCGGGGGGGGGTCAGCGTCACGGCGACCTGCGCTCGGCCTCCGGGCGGGGGGTGGGGGCGGGCCCCCTCGGCCGCAGCGTCATGGCGAcctgtgttctgattggctgcaGGTGGGAAGCGGGCTCCCGTACTCCACCAACGGCCGGCCGTTCACCTCGTCGGGGATGAGGACCACCTCCCAGTCCGTCATCAAGCGCCAGAAGGTCAACCAGGGCGACGCCCCCAACCCGGTGGTCTTCGTGGCGACGAAAGACACGAGGTACAAACCCCCCCCGCCGACCCCCCACGGTGGGCGGCCCCCTCTGCCTGGTGGCCGGCCCTGCTCAGCGGGTGTCTCCTCGCCTGTCTCCCCAGGGCCCTGCGCAAGGCGCTCACCCAGGCCGAGATGAGGAGGGCAGCCCGGAAGCCCCACCTGCCCGTGCGGGTGAAGGTGCCGCCGCCCCCCCGGCCCCCGCCCGCCCCCGCCGTGCCGCCTAGCAACAGCGAGCCCATCGTGCTGGAGGACTGAGGCGGGGCAGGACGCCGGCGCGTTTCCCCCTTTCCTGTCCCTGCCCCCGCACACGCGCTCTCGTCCCTGCCTCGGTCATCGGCTGTCCCGTCCGGCTCTGGGGTTCgaaaccccctccccccccccccccccccccaggaaaGAAACCGTTCAAGTCGGGGAGGGGGAACAACACTGGAAGAGCCGAGCGCGTGTGGACAGGGCCCAGTCCTCCTCTTTGTCAAGACTGCAGAGGGTCGCCGGCGTTGTAGGAAATTTCCGGGGGCCCTGCTGGGGTCCGGCCGCCCTGTGACCTTTGACCCTTGCCTGGAATGATGGGAAgggaagtgggggggggggaggggacagCTGGGGTGAAGCAGGCCAGCGTCTCCCTGCCCTGGCTTGTGGATGGGAGACCGTAAGCCATACCGTCCCGCCCACAACCCGCCCAGGACTGGGACAGCACCGGAACCAGAGCCAGGGCTCCAGTCCTGCGGGATTGTGGGATTGCTCCTTCATCGTCCCGTCCCGTCCCCCCCCCCAGGACCGCCAGCTTCTGGCTGCAGCGACCTGTCCTTTTCAAATTCCttcggtgggggggggggaggtcatGTCAAGCGCTGTTGAACTCTGGGGCAGACGAGGGTCCGGTTTTGCTCCCGGCGTGCTGTGGCAGGCGGACTGGACGAAGGCTGGGCTCGGACCCCAGGCTCGGACCCCAGCGCTCCTCCCTGCGGGTGCTGACCGCGCACCGGACGTCGCCCTCGCCAAGCGCTCGGCCgtgactgggggggggggggagctcTCGATTTGCCAGCCTGGTCCCGATTTTAAATTGCGGACCTCCGGAAGGGCTCTGAGCTCACAAACCGGCTTCGTCAGAAAGAGGGGCGAATCCACACCACCGGCGTTCCCGTTCAGGCTGGGCGGACCGCGGGCCCGTTCCCACGGTGGAGGCAATAACAGAGTGGAAGCTGGGATAACTCTACCAAGCCATAAGTTACTGTTGAATCCGGATCGTTTTCTCCCCGAGGACGCGCGAGGCTGGTCCCGGACGGGCTGGGTCCGGCTGTCGGGTCCGCTTTCTGGAAAAGCTGCCCTTGTACAATTGAGAAGCTTTTTTTTGCGGGGGGGGGAGGTCATttaaaaacccacacaaacctgTCGGTGTTGCGGTACCCGGGCCGGATCTCCGGATTTGAGCCGATGGGTCTGGAGCTTTCCCAgcggtggggggtggggtgacCTGCCGGGTCGAGAGGCGCCCGTTTCTGCCTATGGCAGAGCGGGGGCGCAGGTGCTTTCGGGGATCCTGCCCCCTCGAGGGCTGGTGTCGGGCGTGACGGCGACAGGTTTCTGTGAGCGCTAGGCGGAGTTCGCGGCCTGTCCAACTTGGACCGTCTGAGTCCCTAGGGGTCGCGGGCAGGAGCCGCGGGTGTTGGGGTGTTGGTGGGGGGGGGCGGCATCGTTTTCGAGTCAGTTTGATTCAGATTTTGTGGAGCGTTTtcatcttccttttttttttctctagggGTGAGTCGggtccggcccggcccggccccgATGGTGGTCCGGAATCGAGACTTTGCGTTTAAAAACCCAGTTTTCTAGGCGGGAGATCTTCGAGAGGTTGAGGGGTTGGCAAGCCACCGGCGgttttttctttgtgtgctgtaaaaagttaatttaaaattaaaagcccAGCAATAGAAGACTTTTGAGActcttcaataaaaaaaaaaaatgagaatattttataaaactgaAGCTTGTAATATCTCCTGGTTTAGCGGagagatgttttattttctgtacatgTGTTCATTTGTGCTTCGTTAGGGAAGGGAGGAGGGGATATTTTTTTGCGATGGGGGGGCCGAGTTGGAGAAGGGAGGGGGGCAGGATTTTGTACGTTGAAGAGAAATATGCTACAGTTCTTAACttttttctgaagtgttttttaTTCGGATGTCTGTAACCTATTAATGTATCtggaattgaaattgaaataaatcttttttcttGATTGGTGGGGTGTTTTGTTCTTGGGGGTGTCTTTAAGGTTTGGGGTGAGTGGGGCAAAGCCCAGACTTCTGGTTGATTCAGTGCAGGGTCACATGGGAGCCTATCCCCAGCAAACAAGGGGCGCAAGGCGGGCTACGCCCCGGGCAGGACGTCGGTccctcacagagcacacacacactgacaccaggaCACAGAAACCAACTTATCTACCAGCACgtctgggaggaaaccagagaacctGTAGGAACCGTATGTTAACTGGGGggggacatgcaaactccacacagacagcaacctagccccagaattgaacccagggccccggtcAAACAGCTGACCCAGGTGCTACCTTTCGCTTTGTTCCAAGATCTTCTGATGAATTCGAGACCCGAGTTCCAGcttttaaatcgcgttttgaaaAAGCTCTACTCATTAATTAACTGTTCTTTGTAGCTTTCATTGTTCATCTTATTTGGCTTTGCTTGAATGTGTGGCTTCGCATTTCTGTTTCGTTTCAAGGAGATTTCAATTAAATTTGATCgggaaaggcgctatataaggtCTTAAGCGTTGTACTTCCACCAAACACACAACGAATACAGGGTTCTAGTCGTGTTAACATCTCTTTAGGAATCGCGGTATGACGTCTGAGGCGGATGACCGACTGAGCAGCAGCGTTCAACGTGAGTAAAGAGACTCACGACACGCAGGATCCCGTGGCTCGGGTTAACGGCGACTCCCTCCTCGTCCACAGGCCATTTCCCTGCGTGGGCAGGTGGTGTCCTGACCGGCGGGCGCGTTGTGGCGAAGCAAGTAGGAGAGCCGGGGCTCAATATCCAATAGAGGGCTTCTCTAGCACCACAGTGCTATGACCTCAAGGACCGAATATGTTACTACCAGAACCCATCAAGTACTATTCTAATAAATCCCGTTCCATGACTGTCGCATCGCACGGTTATTTTGAACTCGCATCTTTAGACGTGAATTTGTTGTTATTGCTCTGATGTCGCATCGAAACACAAGCTACACGTGCAGAGGCGTTTCTGTTATGGCCGAACTCACCTGCCAGTGAAAAGGGGACAGGGTCGTGGAAGCGCGTAAACAGCAGTGTAACACGTATTTAATCGCGTTGCTGGGTGGGCTCAACTCCGAGAGGTGCCCCAGACGTCAATACACAACTTTCCACCAATCGCGCCAGAGATGGACGGCCTGGTGTGAGCTTTTACAGTTGGTCCTTCCGGGCCACACGTCCAAGCGTTTGTGTACTAAGTCTATTTTACCTAACCCCTCACCTcgggcagaggcgaagtgccgatGTGACACTGAATGCTTATTCaccgtgtgagtgtgtgaaaggaTCAGCTGATCAGCGGGGTGAGACGATTCAACCACGTTTGTCCAGGCGTCCGGCCACGCCTTCCCCGGGCACCGATTGGCCCGCTGGGAGGAGAGGCCCCGCCCCATTTCCCCGGCTGCCGTCATCTGATTGGCCCATTCGAATTAGGCGGGTGACGTCTGCCAGCGCCCAGCTggttaacatttaaatatagcGCGGGAGCGGCAGAGAGCAGGTATACTTGTGGAGACAGTGTCGTCCTGTTTTCTTTCAGAgcgctttctttttttttttaatgtttgaagTATGATGTGAGATATTGGCGACTGGGCTGCGAAAGAGGAAAGGGATACTGTACTACCAGGATACCGTATCACAACAGCCTTGGGGCGCTCTTGAGAGGTCTCGTCGTTGGCGCTACAATGCTGTTTGGCGAACAGGTCGGTTGCCTCTTCCTTTACTTTAATTCACCTCTGCTGTGTGGCCATGACTTTTTAAAGAGCTGTTCATCTGAAACGGGAAGGCAGGGAGGTGCGGTTTGGCGTCAGTTTCGCTAGTCGTGGGTAGGTTGGTCTTTTCCCGTGACCGTGCGATGGAATATCTCGGTGATTCCTGCTGGGAAGTCGATATGTATTGCCTAAATGAATAGAGCATCGCGAACTGTAGAGTTTTTGAGAACctcttccatgtttttttttttttttaaatgccagtACCATCTTTCCTAGCTGTTGTAGCGTTAACCGGGTACCGGACCTATCCGGTGACTGAATCCCTTTTGGAGTGGGTGGGAGAGCTCCTGTTCACAGGAATCCACCCGTGAGCAAGCTCTGGAAACTCGGACCCGTGTCCGTGGTATGTGAGACGCATCGTCTTGAACGAGAAACGCACTGTAATACTGCTAATACAGCGCTGAGTGTGTGTACGCACATCATATATATGACGtcgttttcttttaaaaaatgctatcCCGTCCCCTGGGCTCTCTGTCCCTCGAAAGCGTGACGTAGGTTGGATTTCTGACTGCGTTTGCGTTTCCCTGCAAGATCCAGGATCCCAGCTGTAATCACGGACAGCAGACGCTGCTTTACGCTAAGAGTTGTGGATGGCGTTTCCTCAGTCCCCCTCTTCCTCCCCGGACAGGCCCGTGAGGACCTGCTGCTGCCGCCCAGCCCCGAGGGAGCCGAGGACGTGCTGTTCCGGCGCGGGGCGCCGCTGTGGGGCGGGGGGTCCCTGGCGGAGGCTCTGCTGCCGCTGGTGGAGACCCCCCCGGCGCCGGCGGCCCCCCGGCCCTGCTACCTGCGCTACAAGACGGAGCTGTGCAGCCGCTACGCCGCGGCCGGCGCCTGCCGCTACGCCGAGCGCTGCCAGTTCGCCCACGGCCTGCGGGAGCTGCGCGTACCCGCCCGCCACCCCAAGTACAAGACGGAGCCGTGCCGGGCCTTCCACACGGCCGGCGTGTGCCCGTACGGCGCCCGCTGCCTGTTCGTGCACGCCCCCGAGGAGCTGCGCGTGCCCGGCGCTCGCCcccgcgccgccgccgccaccgcGCCCTGCCGCACCTACCTGGCCTTCGGCGTGTGCCCGTACGGGGCCCGCTGCCACTTCCTGCATGCGGACGGGAAGCCCCAGGGGCCCCCGGAGAAGGGCGCCGAGCGGGGGCGCCCCTCCCTGTGCCGGACCTTCCTGGCCTTCGGGTTCTGCCTGTACGGCACGCGCTGCCTCTTCCGCCacgcccccgccccccccgcGCCGCCGCCGCTGGGGGGGGGCGCCCCGGATCGCCGCGGGGACCCCCCGCTGCCCCCGCCCCCGCCGCCGGCCAGCAACGCCTTCACCTTCGCCAGCCGGCAGCTGGGCgacctgctcctgcccctggcCTGGGGGCTCGGGCAGCTGGACGCCGGGGGCCCCGAGCCGGCGGCCCGGAGCCCGGGGAAGCTGTCACTCTAGTGCCCAGGCTTCTTGGGGCCGGGCCGGGCCTCGCCTGGCGCCCCGGAGCCCGGACTGAGAGACAGAGCTCTGGGGCGCCTCGTTTAGTCCGATGGCACTTTCCTGGGTCCAGTGAGCAGAGCCCCCggcccgggggggggggggctgtgggGTCTCtgtctgtgggggggggggtgagctGCTTACTCAGCTCGTTGGCACTTGAAAGCTGTGGCGTCTTAAAGAAGGGGGCAGTTGGTCTGTCTTGAGCTGCGGGGGCAGCGAGGGGGTCTGCggccctggtcctgcagggggcgccgGTGGTGAGGTCCGAGGGGGCTGGCGCGGAACCCGGGCCGTCCAGTCTGTCTGGGGAACACCACAGGCCCTGCAGGGTGGGGGGTCCTCGGTCTCTGATCGCTTGCGGTGGTCTTGAACGGCGCCTGTGCTTGGCGCCTGCTGGTCCTGTCTCCTGGAGATCTGGGCGAAGCAGCTCGGATGCTCCGCTCTGGGACCGGCGGTCTTGCACAGACTGCAGCAGGACAGTGATAACCTCCGAGGGCCCGGTTTGCCTGTGAAATAGTGGCTGAAGGGCTTCTCAGCCTTGCCTGCTCCAGCTCCTCTTGAGCTGAAAGGCCGTCTTGCACTCGGGATGGAAGTCCTCTCGTGACCTGGACTGTTCCTCGGCTCCAGTCCCAGATCTGGGATTCCCAAAACCGCCTCTGGGTCTGGTAACATGCTGGTTTCTCCCAGTATCTGGTGGCGATCTCATGAGATCTGGAAAACCTGGAATCTAACTCCGTTCCTTGGGATCTGGGGGATAACCTTGTTGTCCACACACAGgctggggtcagaggtcagtggTCTGTGGGCTGTCTTCCTGCTTGGATGAAGCACTTGAGTGCTGGGATTTGGGCTGGAGAAGAGCCAGGCCTCTGGGACTACAGCCACAGCTATCCTGCTGCGTCTTTGTGCATCGGACGTTCTCCCAGGAGCAGATCTCCTGTTCAAGACTCTGATCGTTGATATTCGGAAATGAaggttttaagcttttttttttaaatttaatctcGAAATGGAAACTGTACATAACTTGAACGGACGGATGGATGtcggtatttactgtatattaagttttatttaagtttatttttataaatgcttGTGTTTGTTGGctaataaacaacaacaaaaatgatcATGTTGTCCTCGCTGCTTTTCCTCACGTTGGCATCGGCGTGTGTTGGGGGCTTTTGCGATAGGATATCTGAAACTGGGGTGACTGGGGGTTACAGTCGTCTCTgcctgtcatccactgctttctggtgatatagcgcctttaaatgtACCTTCTCGAAGCGACTTGCAAGACGTATGAAGGAGACAAACGGTTAACGAAGATGAATACGTTTGTAGCAGATGTTTATCCCACTAGCGACCAGGGCATTAGATTAGGCAGATCGTGATATAGCGCCGAGCTGCGAATTCAATTAATTTCGACTTAGAAAAACGGGGCGTTTCACGTCTTTTGCAGGTGACCTCTCCAaacactggtgtgtgtgtgtgtctggtgttCCCCCTCGCACGCCCGGGCGGCTGGGTAGAAGCGCCGCAGTTAATGAGCTAATGAGAGTTCAGGACCGAAACCAGCCCTCGAGAGTCGGGGGTGTTTTTGTGACGCACTCACGCCACCAGGGGGCGGCACTGGCGCGCCGCGCCGCCGGCCGCCGGGTTTTGTGGACGATCCATGGAGCCGCAGGCGGTGGTGGTGGGTGGTCTGTTGAATTTAAGCAATTCGAGAACCGGTCGGGGGCAGAAGCTGTCCGATCGGAGGGACCCGACTTCCCTGAAGGATATTACGGACTGGACTGCGACACGTCCCACGGAGAGCGAGTGAACAGAGTCACCAATTCAGGACTTCGGTTCCAGCCAGCCTGTTCAATATAGCCAGAATCATTCGGCCTCGAAACACAATTGCGTTACTTAATTGCACAATGTATCATTGTGTTGGGGGCGGAAATAGTACAGATGAGTGTGATCAGTAAGACAGACGCCTCTGCCTGAAATCCTTCAATCACGGCTCCGTCTTCACCCTGCGAGGTTACACTGGAGCTTTCGTTATGAGCGCCGCAGGAGTGGACGCGTCATTTCAAAGCGAAGCAATAAACgatataaacaaaaacaaagataagACGCgccttgtttgcaaacttttattTCAGCCGCCGGGGGGCTGCAGGAGCTCGCGGGTGAAGCGAATTCGTCCACTTCCGGCTCTCCGGCGGCCCAGCGCTCTTACTGTCCAGAGCAGTTCTGGGCTGGGCTGTAGCGCAGAGAGGCTGGTCCCGCCGGGGGGGGGGCCCTCCTGTCTCAGTAGCGGGACTTGTGACAGGTGTCGCAGCGGCACCCCTGCGCCGTCAGGATCTCGATGTCGCTGTGGTGGCGGCCGCGGCCGCAGTCCAGGCGCACCCGCAcctgtcggggggggggggaggaggagagtgAAGGTAACAACCCCCACACTCGTCTGGGCACCCCAACGAGAGCGGCTGGGGGgcgccagtctgctccccacaccccagctctcagtggggaggagagcagagtgatggagccagttcagagaggggggttattaggaggggtaaaggccagggggcaaatttggccaggacactggggtaacacccctactcttctcgagaaacaccctggggtttttaatgacgacagagagtcaggacctcggttttacgtctcatccgaaggacagcgcctgtttacagttcagtgtcccccgtcactatactggggcatcaggacccacacagaccgcagggtgagcgccccctgctggccccactcacacctctaccagcagcagcctcagctctcccaggagtctcccctccaggtactggccaggctcacactgctgggctccagtgggctgctggTGGTGAGTTGTGGCATCAGTGTGGTGATGGTGCCAGTGTCAGTGTTGGTACCAGTGTGCTCCAGCACCCGTGTCAGTATAGTGCCAGTGTGCTCCAGCGCCAGTGTCAGTATAGTGGCAGTGTGGTGCCAGTGTCAATGTCAGTATAGTACCAGTGTGGTACCAGTGTCAGTATAGTGGCAGTGTGGTGCCAGTGTCAATGTCAGTATAGTACCAGTGTGGTGCCAGTGTCAGTATAGTGGCAGTGTGGTGCCAGTGTCAATGTCAGTATAGTACCAGTGTGGTGCCAGTGTCAGTATAGTGGCAGTGTGCTCCAGTgccagtgtcagtacagtaccAGTGTGGTGCCAGTgccagtgtcagtacagtaccAGTGTGCTCCAGTGCCAGTGCCAGTACAGTACCAGTGTGCGCCGGTGCCAGTGCCAGTACAGTACCAGTGTGGTGCCAGTGCCAGTGCCAGTACAGTACCAGTGTGCGCCGGTGCCAGTGCCAGTACAGTACCAGTGTGGTGCCAGTGCCAGTGCCAGTACAGTACCAGTGTGCTCCAGTGCCAGTGCCAGTACAGTACCAGTGTGGTGCCAGTGCCAGTGCCAGTACAGTACCAGTGTGGTGCCAGTACAGTACCAGTGTGCGCCGGTGCCGGTGCTCGTACCCGGGAGTCCCTGCTGATGGTGCAGCACTGGGAGGCGGAGGTGATGTTGTGGGTGAAGTTGCTGGCCAGCAGGACGGAGTAGCGCGAGGGGAAGGCGCTGGACTCGCAGTAGCCCACACACGCGTGCACCACGTGTGTCCCTCGACACGTGCCCCGCCGGTCGCTCCTGATCGTCACGTTGAAGGCTGGGGGGAGAGGACACACTAAGAACCCGCGCCGCAGGGGAAAGTTCCTGTTTAGCGTGACTCCCGCTGCACAGCGGAGAAGGTGCAGAGCCCGAGTTCTCCAGCTTGCAGTGTTGGGGCGGTGGTGGGGTCCCTGCCGGCGTGCCGGGGTACTTACGGTACAGGTGGCAGCCGGGCCCCAGCGCCTCGTAGCTCCAGGTGGCGGGGGGCAGGAGGAGCAGCTGggtcagcagcagcagcagcaggagcggCAGGAGGAAGGGGCTCTGGGTTCGAGCGGCAGACATGGCGTCCTGAATGGGGCAAACGCACACATCTGGGGGTCACTTCCCGTCTTATAATGCCATTAACgtgcccccccacccccaccccccaaaatAACACCCCGGTTCCATCAGTATGAAATTCTTCAGGCCCGGGGGCGAAGTAGAGACCATGACGGCTCGTCAGGACTGGGAAGTGTGGGAGAGGGGCGGCCGGTCTTACCTGTGTGTGGCGGTctgggggcggcggcggcgctggtCGATCTCGGGGATGCACGAAGGTGGCCGGTGTGCTCTGGGAGCTGACAGGCTGATCCAGCGCTCTTTATAGTGCAGGTGAGTCCTTCCTCCCACACCCGGGCGCTCCCCTCGGCctgcccctccctccctccctccctccggTGCGGCTCCTCAGGTTTCACATCTCTCCTCTGTCAGAGCCCCCCTGCGCCCCCCCCCCAGAGGGAGGCTGGTCTCAGGCTGTCCTTGCGCAGGAGAGCCTTCAGGGGGGAGCTAAAGACTCATAGGAAAGGTTAAACGCACAATCACACTGCCTGCTAAGCACGGCTCGGGTCGGTAGCAAGGATGTTTGTGCGTGCACTCAGCCCAGggtcttgtttttcttaagcgtGCTCTTACTTCTGCCCCGATCCACTTTCCAGCTCAAGGAATCCCCCCCCCCATCCCAGCCAGGGGGGTTAGTGAATATAGGAGGGACGCCGCTAACTCACCCCCCCGAATCTATCGTCTCATCGGAGCGTCCAGAGGTGAGGGGAGGGCACCTCAGAACTCTCGCGGAGAGCCCTGCCAGCCCCCCACAGACAGGCGCCCCATACTCCAGTGCTCAGCACGAGGccttcttaataataataatgataatgttgctttattggccccatacaatttcttgcattaggaattcatcttttcgcagaccccagcttgctctccatgagacacagacacacagacagggagagagaagctgggggtcagagcgcagggtcagccattgtacagcgcccctggagcagctggggtgaagggcctcgctcaggggcccagcggagtaggattcctctgccggctgtgggattcgaaccggcaacctcccagccacaggtgcagatcctcaGCTACAGAGCTTAGAGCAGTCCATGTGTCGAGAGCAAAGCGATCGGCCTGCTTGCAGTTGGTCGCTGGCCCATTCCTTAGCCTTTGGAGGGCCAGATTCCTGAACAAGCTCTGCAGCCCCTGTCTTCCTGGGTGAAACAGAAATCCTCTTGGGGAAGTGATATGTAAACAGGGAGAGAATCCCTGGAGCACATTATGTCCTCCGAAAAAACAATCTGATACCCACGATTAGGAAGATTGATCCAAGCCTGTGATTTCAGCTGCGGAGCTCTTGCATAAACAGAAATAGAATGAAACAGGAAACCTTATATTATGTGACTTTAACGTTGCAAATCTTTCAGCATGGCTATGTTAAAACTGAAGTGACCAGTTGCAAGTTTGTTGTATGTATTTTCCTAGTATTTTACACACAAGACACAGTTAATTTAAAACCTGGACTGGATCAGACAGCTGTGTGATGAGAGTCTGCATGacaacactgtaaaacctggactgGATCAGACAGCTGCGTGATGGGAGTCCGCACGACAACGCTGTAAAACCTGGCCTGGATCGGGCGGTTGTGTTAACTGGCATTTGACCAAGCCTAAAACATTTTCACACTAGATCGATGCGCTTTCCTAATATTGGCTGACGTGTGCGTTATCCAACGCATTCTTGTTGTGTGACTGCTGTAAATTCCGTATACACAGTTAAGGTACGGAGTGAAACCTCTGGCACAGACACCCTTTCCCTTTTAGCTTTGGGTAGGTTTCCTTAACCCAAGCTGTAGGATTGTACTGTACGTGTTCGCACATGTGTGAGCTCTGTGCTTTGCTTCATTGAACCCCCGTAGCAGATTGGATTGTCTGCCTGTGAGCCCTCTGCTTAAGGAGATAAAGGAACTTATTATTAAAGGCTCACTCTCTAAGTCACCACATAGGGTCCTGTAATTCATCTGGCTATTGCTTGATCTCTTTTCTTTACTAGCAGGtgagtactgtacacacacacacatacagcagtctgatcctgGGTTCTGCCTGCTGTCAGACCAGAGGGAAGTGTCAGGAGGCAGGAGATTTCCAAGACAGAGGGGTG is drawn from Lepisosteus oculatus isolate fLepOcu1 chromosome 18, fLepOcu1.hap2, whole genome shotgun sequence and contains these coding sequences:
- the cth1 gene encoding cysteine three histidine 1 translates to MLFGEQAREDLLLPPSPEGAEDVLFRRGAPLWGGGSLAEALLPLVETPPAPAAPRPCYLRYKTELCSRYAAAGACRYAERCQFAHGLRELRVPARHPKYKTEPCRAFHTAGVCPYGARCLFVHAPEELRVPGARPRAAAATAPCRTYLAFGVCPYGARCHFLHADGKPQGPPEKGAERGRPSLCRTFLAFGFCLYGTRCLFRHAPAPPAPPPLGGGAPDRRGDPPLPPPPPPASNAFTFASRQLGDLLLPLAWGLGQLDAGGPEPAARSPGKLSL
- the gpha2 gene encoding glycoprotein hormone alpha-2, coding for MSAARTQSPFLLPLLLLLLLTQLLLLPPATWSYEALGPGCHLYPFNVTIRSDRRGTCRGTHVVHACVGYCESSAFPSRYSVLLASNFTHNITSASQCCTISRDSRVRVRLDCGRGRHHSDIEILTAQGCRCDTCHKSRY